The Benincasa hispida cultivar B227 chromosome 9, ASM972705v1, whole genome shotgun sequence genome has a segment encoding these proteins:
- the LOC120084776 gene encoding uncharacterized protein LOC120084776, which translates to MHRIIRALEVRVLPPFLVYEGDNCHAEGDVGHDHGDAGHDHSDAANDHVDEGDDEGNHDIHSEGDHGHYDPHKQNWVMMRFKGVAVFSKVDLRSGYHQLKVKETDAPKTAFRTRYEHFEFLVMPFGLTNAPAVFMDLMNKIFHAYLDQFVIVFIDDILVYSGNKEEHANHLRIVLWTLREKQLYAKFNKCDFWLDQVPVLGHVVSAAEVKPERQRPTRLLNPLPIPEWKWDHVMMNFLFGLPSTPLGHDGIWVIIDRLTKTAKFISVRVTFTLDQLAKILKEVGMHNHHWSSLRITSNNYYSSIGMAPYEALYGRPCRTLVCWNEVGERKLLGPKLVQQTTDTVKLIRENLKTALDRQKTYPDKQRRD; encoded by the exons ATGCACCGTATAATTCGTGCCCTTGAAGTACGTGTTCTCCCACCGTTTCTTGTTTATGAAGGTGACAATTGTCATGCTGAGGGTGATGTTGGCCACGATCATGGTGATGCTGGCCATGATCATAGTGATGCTGCCAATGATCATGTTGACGAGGGTGACGACGAGGGTAATCATGACATCCATAGTGAAGGTGATCATGGACACTATGACCCCCATAAGCAGAACTGGGTGATGATGAGG TTTAAGGGAGTTGCGGTATTTTCGAAGGTAGATCTAAGATCGGGGTACCATCAGCTGAAGGTGAAAGAGACGGATGCCCCTAAGACTGCATTCAGAACCCGATATGAACACTTTGAGTTTTTGGTGATGCCTTTTGGCTTAACAAATGCTCCGGCTGTgtttatggatttgatgaataagATATTCCACGCTTATCTCGACCAGTTTGTCATagtctttattgatgatattctgGTATATTCAGGTAACAAGGAGGAGCATGCTAACCATCTGAGAATAGTATTATGGACATTGCGAGAAAAGCAGTTGTACGCCAAGTTCAACAAATGTGACTTCTGGCTAGATCAGGTACCAGTTTTAGGGCATGTAGTTTCTGCAGCTGAA GTTAAACCCGAGAGACAGAGACCCACAAGATTACTCAACCCGCTCCCAATACCCGAGTGGAAGTGGGATCATGTAATGATGAATTTCTTGTTTGGATTGCCTAGTACGCCTTTGGGGCATGATGGAATCTGGGTAATAATTGACAGGCTAACTAAGACGGCCAAGTTTATATCAGTAAGAGTTACCTTTACCTTAGACCAGTTGGCTAAGAT TTTAAAGGAAGTTGGGATGCACAACCACCATTGGTCGAGTTTGCGTATAACAAGCAACAATTATTACTCGAGCATAGGCATGGCCCCGTACGAAGCATTGTATGGCAGACCATGCAGGACCCTagtatgttggaatgaagttgGGGAACGAAAACTTTTGGGTCCAAAATTAGTGCAACAAACAACAGATACTGTGAAGCTTATCAGGGAAAACTTGAAGACAGCTCTAGACAGGCAAAAGACTTATCCTGATAAGCAGAGGAGAGATTAG